The window AAGGAAGGCTTCACGGATTTCTGCGCTTTTCATAGGTTCTTCCACGGAAACGGCGGCCGTTTGGGCTAATACGTCGAATCGACGAAACGACGGCAAAGGGCGCCATTATATCCAGCCTGAACGGGAGATACAGTGTGTTTGTACACCAGAACAGCAATCGGCGGATGAAAAGCCGTTCATTAGCACGACCAGGGCGGAAAAGCAGACCTGCGGGCCCACCCATGCGGTACATAAGCAACACCTGACCCGGGCAGTGGAACGGGATCCTGCCGACCCACCCTCGCTACCGGAGCACTCCATGCCTGAGCTGAACATATCCAAACTCCACTCGGACCCGCATCCGCTACCCCACGGCATCATGCAGACCAACCCGAGACCGATCTACTACATCGACGCCCGGGAACCCGGCCACTCGCAAACCGCCTTCGACAATAACGAAGACAACCCTCGGCAGCAGACCGAGGTCAAGTACATCCAGGCCGACGAAAATGTGCGAATCACCCTCGAACGCGCCTATCCATTGGGCCGGCGCTATCGCCGCAGCACCCCGAACAGCGAGTTGCTGGTCTTCAACGTGGCCCCGCGTGCGCTGCGCGCGAATGAACAGCAAAAGCGCGTACGTATCGCCCCGCGCGAATGCCTGCTGGAAGTTACCATCAACGATGCGGTATTCATGGTCCCCGCGCATACCGCCCAAGCCATTGCCATTCGCCTCACCGATGGCAATCACCACGTGGTCATCGCCCCGGAGGTGAAGAAGACGGTGCTGATCGACATGATAGGGACCGGCAACAGGATCGAGACCGGCGCAGGTATCGTCCACATCGACGCCCATACCGGCACGCACCAGATTGTGGTCGGTAGCGGCCCGGTACTCATCGACAAGGGCGACGCGGTTGTCAACGTCACGGGGCACCGCCTGCTTGGCCGCGAGTCCTCCAGGGTCGAGCTCTACCGCAATGCCGAAAACGATGCACGACTGGCCCGGCCCGTGATGGACGAACATCAGGCCCTGGGCAATATCGGCGTGCAAGTGACGGGTAGCGACCAATTCAGGCAAGCGGCAGAGGACGCGCTGGAACTGCTGCGCAAACTACCCTGTGGCCAGGCGCTACTGGCGGCCCTGGATAAAAAGGCCGGGCAGTCCGGAGCCCCGATCAGCGTGATCGAAGCAGCCAGACACCAATTCACGACCTATACACCCAGCGACCACGAAGAAGATGAAGACGAAGGCCACTTCATCATCGACGAAAACCAGAGTAGCTGGGGATACAGCGGCGGCACACTGGCATACAACCCAGGCTGGTCGACCGCTGCGCAACTGCCACTGCTCGACCTGTACCGCTGCCTGTGCCAAGGTTGGAACTCGATGTCAGGCACCGTGTTTCCGGGCCAGACCGAGGTTCAAGGCAAAAACGGCGCCTATCCGGTGGACAACCTGCTGCTACAGAGCATCGGCTTGCCCACCGATTGCAGGTTCACATTCGGCGGCAGCACCGCCCTGAACACCAACCCACCCGCCTTCACTGAAAACGGGCTGCGTCAGGCGTTGCAACTGG of the Pseudomonas asiatica genome contains:
- a CDS encoding M91 family zinc metallopeptidase, whose protein sequence is MPELNISKLHSDPHPLPHGIMQTNPRPIYYIDAREPGHSQTAFDNNEDNPRQQTEVKYIQADENVRITLERAYPLGRRYRRSTPNSELLVFNVAPRALRANEQQKRVRIAPRECLLEVTINDAVFMVPAHTAQAIAIRLTDGNHHVVIAPEVKKTVLIDMIGTGNRIETGAGIVHIDAHTGTHQIVVGSGPVLIDKGDAVVNVTGHRLLGRESSRVELYRNAENDARLARPVMDEHQALGNIGVQVTGSDQFRQAAEDALELLRKLPCGQALLAALDKKAGQSGAPISVIEAARHQFTTYTPSDHEEDEDEGHFIIDENQSSWGYSGGTLAYNPGWSTAAQLPLLDLYRCLCQGWNSMSGTVFPGQTEVQGKNGAYPVDNLLLQSIGLPTDCRFTFGGSTALNTNPPAFTENGLRQALQLELRTQP